A region of Myxococcus stipitatus DSM 14675 DNA encodes the following proteins:
- a CDS encoding potassium channel family protein, which yields MGGSRRHLRANLRYLRALVRRFRTTLVLGLALFGGGPLLFDWRYVGPAGERISFGEALHHVYFLLYGQPSLPYVHDWVIELLNVVIPPVGIALVADGVVRFAYLFFARHKNDKEWIEVVTETMKGHVVVCGAGRVGYRVVTQLREMGKDIVVVEKREDAAFVSALRDERVPLLIDDTRSPLCLPRTNVKHASAIVCATDDDLANLNIALDARKLNPSIRVVIRLFDEDLSGKVRDTFKAEALSSSSLAAPAMALAALDPRIVHSFHLGKHLMVVSLFEAREGLPGMSISEVRDKFGGLALVLQRGTDEQLHPVGEEVIRPGDVLTIQASYQEYCRLRAHAGEAEPPIWSHQDLPVWPGHRQVG from the coding sequence ATGGGGGGCTCCCGCCGACACCTCCGAGCCAATCTGCGCTACCTGCGTGCGCTGGTGCGACGCTTTCGCACCACGCTCGTGCTGGGGCTGGCGCTGTTTGGCGGAGGCCCGCTGCTGTTCGACTGGCGCTACGTGGGCCCCGCGGGGGAGCGAATCTCGTTCGGCGAGGCGCTGCACCACGTCTACTTCCTGCTCTACGGCCAGCCGTCGCTGCCGTACGTGCACGACTGGGTCATCGAGCTGCTCAACGTGGTGATTCCCCCGGTGGGAATCGCCCTCGTGGCGGATGGCGTGGTGCGCTTCGCCTACCTCTTCTTCGCCCGGCACAAGAACGACAAGGAGTGGATTGAAGTGGTCACCGAGACGATGAAGGGCCACGTCGTGGTGTGCGGAGCGGGGCGGGTGGGCTACCGCGTGGTGACCCAGCTGCGGGAGATGGGCAAGGACATCGTGGTGGTGGAGAAGCGCGAGGACGCCGCCTTCGTCTCCGCGCTGCGCGACGAGCGGGTCCCGTTGCTCATCGACGACACGCGCAGCCCGCTGTGCCTGCCGCGCACCAACGTGAAGCACGCCTCCGCCATCGTCTGCGCCACGGATGACGACCTGGCCAACCTCAACATCGCGCTGGATGCCCGGAAGCTGAACCCCTCCATCCGCGTGGTCATCCGGTTGTTCGACGAGGACTTGAGCGGCAAGGTGCGCGACACGTTCAAGGCGGAGGCGCTGTCCAGCTCGTCGCTCGCCGCGCCCGCGATGGCGCTCGCGGCGTTGGACCCGCGCATCGTCCACTCGTTCCACTTGGGCAAGCACCTGATGGTGGTGTCGCTCTTCGAGGCGCGCGAGGGACTGCCGGGGATGAGCATCTCCGAGGTGCGCGACAAGTTCGGCGGGTTGGCGCTGGTGCTCCAGCGCGGCACCGACGAGCAGCTCCACCCGGTGGGTGAAGAGGTCATTCGCCCCGGGGACGTGCTGACCATCCAGGCGTCGTATCAGGAGTACTGCCGGCTGCGCGCCCACGCCGGCGAGGCGGAGCCGCCCATCTGGTCCCACCAGGACCTCCCGGTGTGGCCCGGCCATCGCCAGGTGGGCTGA
- a CDS encoding alpha/beta fold hydrolase, with product MAPHTSAPTPRLFDVTPADLTLEAGARISPHLVRGWWWGPEEDLPWLQARARLLSEDEAQGTTPRLVRRTLAEQHHALERARRRATTRPSSRIPTVLLVHALTGDMRAGGEGGWWEPVIGPGRALDPTRVRLLCFNNLGSCYGTTGPADEGFPGRTEDTRFGPAPALTKGNLHQDERHLPATVTPWDQARSILLALDALGVEEVSLVTGGSLGGMIVLCLAALAPERFARMAPIATSETASAWVVGLNHVARQAVLLDPGYPESAHRGLELARQLAMLSYRAEPGLEASQPRPPAWSSRALYPVQSYLEHQGRKLEARFDARAYLAQLGAMDHHDLARAPHGGLERIRASALCVGIDRDQLFFPEHMDALARKLRAHGRHAEHAELTSLHGHDGFLIEWEPLSALLTRALALPSALDVPGALLGTARPPSERTA from the coding sequence AAGAAGACCTGCCCTGGCTCCAAGCGCGCGCCCGCCTCCTCTCCGAGGACGAAGCCCAGGGCACCACGCCGCGCCTCGTGCGCCGCACCCTCGCCGAGCAACACCACGCCCTCGAGCGCGCCCGCCGCCGCGCCACCACCCGCCCCTCCTCGCGCATCCCCACGGTGCTCCTGGTCCACGCGCTCACCGGCGACATGCGCGCGGGAGGCGAAGGCGGCTGGTGGGAGCCCGTCATCGGACCCGGACGCGCGCTGGACCCCACGCGGGTGCGGCTGTTGTGTTTCAACAACCTGGGCTCCTGTTACGGCACCACCGGCCCCGCGGATGAGGGGTTCCCCGGACGCACCGAGGACACCCGCTTCGGCCCCGCCCCCGCGCTGACCAAGGGAAACCTCCACCAGGACGAGCGCCACCTCCCCGCCACCGTCACCCCGTGGGACCAGGCACGCAGCATCCTCCTGGCGCTCGATGCGCTCGGCGTCGAGGAGGTCTCGCTCGTCACGGGCGGCTCACTCGGCGGGATGATTGTCCTCTGCCTCGCGGCCCTCGCACCGGAGCGCTTCGCGCGCATGGCCCCCATCGCCACCTCGGAGACCGCGTCCGCGTGGGTGGTGGGCCTCAACCACGTCGCGCGACAGGCCGTGCTGCTGGACCCCGGCTACCCCGAGTCCGCGCACCGAGGACTCGAGCTCGCCCGACAGCTCGCGATGCTCTCCTACCGCGCGGAGCCAGGGCTCGAGGCCAGCCAGCCTCGCCCTCCCGCCTGGTCCTCTCGCGCGCTCTACCCGGTGCAGAGCTACCTGGAGCACCAGGGCCGCAAGCTGGAGGCCCGCTTCGATGCACGCGCGTACCTGGCGCAGCTCGGCGCCATGGACCACCATGACCTCGCGCGCGCGCCCCACGGCGGCCTGGAGCGCATCCGCGCCAGCGCGTTGTGCGTGGGCATCGACCGCGACCAGCTCTTCTTCCCCGAGCACATGGACGCCCTCGCCCGGAAGCTGCGCGCGCACGGCCGCCACGCGGAGCACGCGGAGCTGACCAGCCTCCACGGGCATGACGGCTTCCTCATCGAGTGGGAGCCGCTCTCCGCGCTGCTCACGCGGGCGCTCGCCCTGCCCTCCGCGCTGGACGTCCCCGGCGCCTTGCTGGGCACCGCGCGCCCGCCGAGCGAACGCACGGCGTGA